One Trichomycterus rosablanca isolate fTriRos1 chromosome 23, fTriRos1.hap1, whole genome shotgun sequence genomic window carries:
- the LOC134300726 gene encoding sodium- and chloride-dependent transporter XTRP3-like, translating to MENESRPLWENPTQFILACVSYAVGLGNVWRFPYLCQMHGGGGFLIPYLLMLILEGIPLFCLELALGQKMRLGSIGAFNAISPYLSGVGIASVVTSLYLCLYYNVINAWSFWYLFQSFQSVLPWAQCPLNTNHTGYLKECEVATATQYFFFRETLNISGSIDEDGGGLHTGQALCLLLAWTIVYLCIVQGVKSTGKVVYFTATFPYVVMIIYLVRGVTLHGALNGVKYMFTPKLEQLLNPQTWINAATQIFFSLGLGFGSLIAFASYNDQKNNFERQAVSIALINSGTSIFASVVTFSIYGFKATLNYENCLERTRVLLLNTFDLAEDVIIKENVTMWIRELNQTHPEQLSLIQHQLETCSLESELNTAVEGTGLAFIVYSEAIVKMPAAQLWSVLYFLMLLMLGMGSMLGNVTAIITPLRDFQVLSRNLNNATLNGLVCLLCMLLGFGFTTRSGNYWFAIFNEYAATFSLLIIALTEVISVSYIYGMSRFEKDVKSMLGHRPNWYWKIMWAFVSPFLLISLFIFYIINYIQGGRPTYQAWDKHTGKSVAMEYPVYGQIFITLLLVSSVSCVPLAAIYAFCTRHKRKATNHQEIHTITSTITSSRTSSLTSYQP from the exons GAGGGTTTTTAATCCCATATCTCCTCATGTTGATTCTGGAGGGAATCCCTCTGTTCTGTCTGGAACTTGCTTTGGGGCAGAAAATGCGATTAGGCAGCATTGGAGCGTTCAATGCCATCAGTCCCTACCTCAGTGGAGTGG GAATTGCCAGTGTGGTCACAtcattgtatttgtgtttatattataacgTCATTAACGCCTGGAGCTTCTGGTACCTGTTCCAGTCATTCCAG TCGGTGCTACCGTGGGCACAGTGCCCATTAAACACGAATCATACAGGATATTTGAAGGAGTGTGAAGTTGCTACAGCAACACAATATTTCTTTTTCCGTGAGACACTGAACATTTCGGGGTCAATTGATGAAGACGGTGGTGGGCTTCATACAGGGCAGGCACTCTGCCTCCTGCTGGCATGGACTATTGTCTACCTTTGTATTGTCCAGGGAGTGAAATCTACCGGcaag GTTGTGTATTTCACTGCAACGTTTCCATACGTGGTCATGATCATTTATCTAGTCCGCGGAGTCACTCTACATGGAGCCCTGAATGGAGTCAAGTACATGTTCACTCCAAAG ctggAACAGTTGTTGAATCCTCAGACATGGATTAATGCTGCTACTCAGATCTTCTTTTCTCTTGGTTTGGGTTTCGGATCTCTCATCGCTTTCGCCAGTTATAACGATCAGAAGAATAACTTTGAGCGTCAGGCCGTCAGTATAGCACTTATTAACAGTGGAACTTCAATCTTTGCCAGCGTTGTTACCTTCTCCATCTATGGCTTCAAAGCTACACTCAACTATGAGAACTGCTTGGAGAG GACGAGGGTGTTGCTGTTAAACACGTTTGATTTGGCTGAAGATGTCATTATTAAAGAAAACGTAACCATGTGGATCAGAGAATTAAATCAGACTCATCCTGAACAGCTTAGTCTGATTCAACATCAACTGGAGACCTGCAGCCTCGAGTCTGAACTTaatacg GCAGTAGAGGGCACTGGATTGGCGTTTATCGTGTACAGTGAAGCTATAGTGAAGATGCCCGCCGCTCAGCTCTGGTCGGTGCTGTATTTTCTGATGTTGTTAATGTTGGGGATGGGCAGCATGCTAGGTAACGTCACCGCCATCATCACCCCCCTCAGAGATTTCCAGGTTCTCTCAAGAAACCTGAACAACGCCACACTGAATG GTTTGGTGTGTCTCCTCTGTATGTTGTTGGGTTTTGGTTTTACCACTAGatcaggtaattactggtttgCAATATTTAATGAATATGCTGCAACGTTTTCACTGCTCATCATTGCTCTGACTGAAGTCATCTCCGTCTCCTACATCTACGGAATGAGCAG GTTTGAGAAGGATGTGAAGAGCATGTTGGGGCACCGGCCGAACTGGTACTGGAAGATCATGTGGGCATTTGTTAGTCCTTTCCTGCTGattagcctttttattttctacattattaactacattcagGGAGGAAGACCAACGTACCAGGCCTGGGATAAACACACG GGTAAGTCAGTAGCGATGGAATATCCAGTTTATGGTCAGATCTTCATCACTCTCCTGCTGGTCTCCTCAGTGAGCTGTGTTCCTCTCGCTGCCATCTACGCCTTCTGTACCAGACACAAGCGCAAAGCTACAAACCATCAGGAAATCCACACCATTACATCAACCATCACATCTAGCAGAACATCTAGCCTAACatcatatcagccataa